A genome region from Populus alba chromosome 3, ASM523922v2, whole genome shotgun sequence includes the following:
- the LOC118054651 gene encoding sister chromatid cohesion protein PDS5 homolog D isoform X3 → MPNSETELEERLKEAGNSLLNPPSSVDDLLDSLDKLERLLTNVEQAPSRSMQDALLPPMKALISSTILRHLDEDVRVAVASCMSEITRITAPDAPYNDDLMKEIFQLTVASFEKLSHESGHCYTKAVSILENVARVRSCLMMLDLELDELILDMFQYFLKFIRSNHPQIAILAMETIMTLVIDESEEISVELLTLLLVSVKKQNQSFSPIAWKLGERVITNCAAKIKPYLKEAVQSTGIPLDEYAPIVASIFLDESHTLECDYNNHSGEPLGLSPNAACHKEVFEGKDVIPKSIARNGTASTRNAGTVKKDNASKMLEPCSHTEHSKSTNAQDKAEPEAMLEMEPKAVPSKRGWKPNSLMNPEEGYDPWFSTGRKTTKLLREKLQDKGNDDLPSETPDSKKVALSLMHVKVTKPTRFTPKTVKISRSSSLTPQQDITSESHFKRGRPKKKGNSMSEDADPSPSLLSKREDMSAQVEEKAPEFDDASLRKQSKERSDSEAKKQKRLRKNELGSKTPKKISLSSGRVVSSKKSVVLSEPEEKSVHQPVVIAVRRFNKHRTSVPTGTKKKSLDVNSDEDVGEAFRDKKIKSLDMDGTYLEETPQPKLKRKRTPRKEVFSGTPDLGEQLVGSKIKVWWPMDKRFYEGVVDSYDPIKKKHKVLYADGDEEKLNLKKQRWEFIEDGIFPVQGQEIDVPKPGTSSDILQKVKSETKSESQKKSKAVSSSKRAASISKTTARRFAGKSAYGAVHDEPIRVDKPVDHDTSGPGSGSEDSKNTPGSGGSSKDDGENSTVKLKIHDPQRIDNNSKQAMPETVNTSDDGSPKAGTVFCSFNSELAMPVGATLSKDESSRGGDESHGSGGPKREQQGEASSSLSPETD, encoded by the exons AAACTGGAGCGTTTGCTCACAAATGTGGAGCAAGCACCATCAAGATCAATGCAAGATGCTCTTTTACCACCAATGAAGGCATTAATCTCTAGTACCATTTTGAGGCACTTGGACGAAGATGTAAGGGTTGCGGTTGCATCTTGCATGAGTGAGATTACAAGAATAACAGCACCAGATGCCCCTTACAATGATGACCTAATGAAG GAAATTTTTCAATTGACTGTAgcatcttttgaaaaattatcccATGAGTCTGGCCATTGTTATACAAAGGCAGTTTCAATTCTTGAGAATGTAGCGAGGGTGAGGTCATGCTTGATGATGCTGGACCTGGAGTTGGATGAACTAATTTTAGATATGTTCCAATACTTTCTGAAATTCATCAG GTCCAATCATCCACAAATTGCAATCTTGGCCATGGAAACAATTATGACCCTGGTCATTGATGAAAGTGAAGAAATCTCAGTGGAGCTTCTCACTCTCCTTTTAGTGAGTGTAAAAAAGCAAAACCAG AGTTTTTCTCCTATAGCATGGAAGCTTGGGGAAAGAGTTATCACTAATTGTGCTGCTAAAATTAAGCCCTATCTCAAGGAAGCTGTGCAGTCTACAGGCATACCTTTGGATGAATATGCTCCAATAGTTGCTTCTATATTCCTAGATGAGTCTCACACACTCGAATGTGATTATAACAATCATTCTGGGGAACCTTTG GGATTATCACCAAATGCTGCTTGTCATAAAGAAGTTTTTGAAGGTAAGGATGTGATTCCGAAGTCAATAGCAAGGAATGGAACTGCTTCAACTAGAAATGCTGGGACTGTTAAAAAGGATAATGCTTCAAAAATGCTAGAGCCTTGCTCTCATACTGAGCATTCTAAAAGCACCAATGCACAGGACAAAGCAGAACCTGAAGCCATGTTAGAAATGGAGCCAAAGGCTGTTCCAAGTAAAAGGGGCTGGAAACCTAATTCTTTGATGAATCCAGAAGAAGGCTATGATCCTTGGTTTTCAACAGGAAGAAAAACTACCAAACTTCTCCGTGAAAAGCTTCAAGATAAGGGCAACGATGATTTACCCTCAGAAACTCCAGATTCCAAGAAGGTAGCTCTGTCATTAATGCATGTGAAAGTGACAAAACCTACAAGATTTACCCCCAAAACTGTTAAAATCTCAAGGTCTTCTTCCCTAACCCCACAACAAGACATAACTTCTGAAAGTCATTTTAAAAGAGGCCGGccaaagaaaaagggaaacagTATGAGTGAAGATGCTGATCCAAGTCCTTCATTGTTGTCAAAGCGTGAAGACATGAGTGCTCAGGTCGAAGAGAAAGCTCCAGAATTCGATGATGCCAGTTTGAGAAAGCAGTCTAAAGAAAGAAGTGACTCAgaagcaaagaaacaaaaacgcCTAAGAAAAAATGAACTTGGCTCAAAGACTCCTAAGAAGATATCTCTGTCTTCTGGACGTGTAGTATCTTCAAAGAAATCAGTGGTCCTCAGTGAACCAGAGGAAAAGTCTGTCCACCAGCCAGTTGTGATTGCAGTAAGGAGATTTAATAAGCACCGCACTTCAGTCCCAACAGGCACAAAAAAGAAGTCTTTGGATGTTAATTCAGACGAGGATGTTGGGGAAGCATTTAGAGATAAG AAGATAAAATCATTAGACATGGATGGAACTTACCTGGAAGAAACCCCACAACCAAAGCTCAAGAGGAAGCGTACTCCAAGGAAGGAAGTG TTTTCTGGAACTCCTGATCTTGGTGAGCAATTGGTTGGTAGCAAAATAAAGGTTTGGTGGCCAATGGATAAGAG GTTCTATGAAGGAGTTGTTGATTCCTACGACCCCATCAAAAAGAAGCACAAG GTCCTGTATGCTGATGGGGATGAAGAGAAGCTTAATCTCAAAAAGCAGCGATGGGAATTTATTGAAGATGGTATCTTTCCAGTTCAA GGGCAGGAGATTGATGTTCCAAAACCTGGTACTTCATCTGATAT ACTGCAAAAAGTGAAAAGTGAAACCAAGTCAGAGTCACAAAAAAAATCGAAGGCTGTTTCATCCTCAAAAAG AGCTGCCAGCATTTCCAAAACCACCGCTAGAAGATTTGCTGGCAAATCTGCATATGGTGCTGTCCATGACGAACCAATTCGTGTTGACAAACCTGTGGATCATGACACATCTGGGCCAGGTAGTGGTTCAGAAGATAGTAAAAACACACCTGGGTCAGGTGGCAGTTCAAAAGATGATGGTGAAAATTCTACTGTCAAGTTGAAGATCCACGATCCACAAAGGATTGATAACAACTCCAAGCAAGCAATGCCAGAGACTGTAAATACATCTGACGATGGAAGTCCCAAAGCTGGTACCGTGTTCTGTAGCTTCAACTCTGAGCTGGCCATGCCAGTTGGTGCAACCCTATCCAAGGATGAAAGTTCCAGAGGGGGTGATGAATCTCATGGCTCAGGTGGACCTAAGAGGGAACAGCAGGGGGAAGCGAGCTCTTCCCTTTCACCTGAAACTGACTAG
- the LOC118054653 gene encoding UPF0481 protein At3g47200-like — translation MSNPVTEMSRCDPLIVKIDEKLRAPCNHSTCSIFKVPSSLRHVNERAFEPEILSIGPYHRGKDKLKMMEEHKKRYLQELLQRRGESSASEYVTAMIGMEGEARKFYDQSVSLGQDEFVEMLLLDGCFIVELIRKYNFPAERGEDDPVFEVPWFLPSIKTDTMLLENQLPFCVLRELFAKISEDQNEDFFAMTLKFCLLIFPGLGDHRIPEKVCKHLLDIMHRTGYQPPDSTESPKEIDRYFIRNAKELQEAGIKFKKREGSSRLFDVVFLENGTIEIPCLKIYDETESRFRNLVAYEQCSQRKHLYVTDYITLMDCLISTQEDVQILRHSGIIENGLGDDRMVCSLFNNLCINVTFSHPLEFCYNKVFDGVKEHCNRKCNVWMAKLKHDYFNSPWALLSFLAAVALLLFTLVQTVFTVMSYFQKD, via the exons ATGTCAAACCCG GTAACAGAGATGAGTCGCTGTGACCCTTTAATCGTTAAAATCGACGAAAAGCTTAGAGCGCCTTGTAATCACTCAACATGCAGTATTTTCAAGGTTCCTAGTAGCCTCCGCCATGTAAACGAAAGGGCATTTGAGCCGGAAATCCTCTCCATCGGCCCTTATCATCGTGGAAAAGATAAATTGAAGATGATGGAAGAACATAAAAAACGGTATCTACAAGAGCTTCTTCAACGCAGAGGGGAAAGTAGCGCGAGTGAATATGTTACGGCCATGATTGGGATGGAAGGAGAAGCTCGTAAATTTTATGATCAGTCCGTAAGTCTAGGCCAGGATGAATTCGTTGAAATGTTGCTTCTTGATGGTTGCTTCATTGTTGAGCTTATTCGCAAGTACAATTTTCCAGCAGAAAGAGGAGAAGATGACCCTGTTTTCGAAGTGCCTTGGTTCCTCCCAAGCATAAAAACTGATACGATGTTGCTTGAGAATCAACTTCCATTCTGTGTTCTTCGGGAGTTGTTTGCTAAGATATCTGAGGATCAGAACGAAGACTTCTTTGCTATGACCTTAAAATTTTGCCTGCTGATATTTCCAGGCTTAGGAGACCATAGAATTCCTGAGAAAGTATGCAAGCATCTTCTGGACATAATGCATCGTACTGGGTATCAGCCGCCTGATTCGACGGAATCACCAAAGGAAATCGATAGGTATTTCATACGCAATGCCAAAGAGCTGCAAGAAGCTGGCATTAAATTCAAAAAGCGAGAGGGATCAAGTAGGTTGTTTGATGTTGTCTTCTTGGAAAATGGCACGATAGAAATCCcatgtttgaaaatttatgacGAAACAGAGTCGCGATTCCGAAATCTTGTTGCCTATGAACAGTGCTCTCAGCGCAAACATCTGTACGTCACTGATTATATAACTCTGATGGATTGTTTAATCAGCACTCAAGAAGATGTGCAGATACTTCGACACTCGGGAATTATTGAAAATGGGTTGGGCGATGATCGAATGGTCTGCTCCTTGTTCAATAACCTATGCATAAATGTCACATTCTCCCATCCCCTTgaattttgttataataaagTATTCGACGGTGTGAAGGAGCATTGCAATCGGAAGTGCAATGTATGGATGGCGAAACTGAAGCATGATTATTTCAACAGTCCATGGGCACTGCTTTCCTTCTTAGCTGCTGTTGCATTGCTTCTATTCACCCTGGTACAAACTGTGTTTACAGTCATGTCTTATTTCCAAAAGGATTAG
- the LOC118054652 gene encoding cinnamoyl-CoA reductase 1, with protein sequence MPVDASSLSGQGQTICVTGAGGFIASWMVKLLLDKGYTVRGTARNPADPKNSHLRELEGAQERLTLCKADLLDYESLKEAIQGCDGVFHTASPVTDDPEEMVEPAVNGTKNVIIAAAEAKVRRVVFTSSIGAVYMDPNKGPDVVIDESCWSDLEFCKNTKNWYCYGKAVAEQAAWDMAKEKGVDLVVVNPVLVLGPLLQPTVNASIVHILKYLTGSAKTYANSVQAYVHVRDVALAHILVFETPSASGRYLCSESVLHRGEVVEILAKFFPEYPIPTKCSDEKNPRKQPYKFSNQKLRDLGFEFTPVKQCLYETVKSLQERGHLPIPKQAAEESLKIQ encoded by the exons ATGCCGGTTGATGCTTCATCACTTTCAGGCCAAGGCCAAACTATCTGTGTCACCGGGGCTGGTGGTTTCATTGCTTCTTGGATGGTTAAACTTCTTTTAGATAAAGGTTACACTGTTAGAGGAACTGCGAGGAACCCAG CTGATCCCAAGAATTCTCATTTGAGGGAGCTTGAAGGAGCTCAAGAAAGATTAACTTTATGCAAAGCTGATCTTCTTGATTATGAGTCTCTTAAAGAGGCTATTCAAGGGTGTGATGGTGTTTTCCACACTGCTTCTCCCGTCACAGATGATCCG GAAGAAATGGTGGAGCCAGCAGTGAACGGGACCAAAAATGTAATCATTGCGGCGGCTGAGGCCAAAGTCCGACGAGTGGTGTTCACGTCCTCAATTGGTGCTGTGTACATGGATCCCAATAAGGGCCCAGATGTTGTCATTGATGAATCTTGCTGGAGTGATCTTGAATTCTGCAAGAACACCAAg AATTGGTATTGCTATGGAAAGGCGGTGGCAGAACAAGCTGCGTGGGATATGGCTAAGGAGAAAGGGGTGGACCTAGTGGTGGTTAACCCAGTGCTGGTGCTCGGACCATTGTTGCAGCCCACTGTCAATGCTAGCATCGTTCACATCCTCAAGTACCTCACCGGCTCAGCCAAGACATATGCTAACTCTGTTCAAGCTTATGTGCATGTTAGGGATGTGGCACTAGCCCACATTTTAGTCTTTGAGACGCCTTCCGCCTCCGGCCGTTACCTTTGCTCTGAGAGCGTTCTCCACCGTGGAGAGGTGGTGGAAATCCTTGCAAAGTTCTTCCCCGAGTACCCCATCCCTACCAA GTGCTCAGATGAGAAGAACCCAAGAAAACAACCTTACAAGTTCTCAAACCAGAAGCTAAGGGATCTGGGCTTCGAATTCACACCAGTGAAGCAGTGTCTGTATGAAACTGTTAAGAGCTTGCAGGAAAGGGGTCACCTTCCAATCCCAAAACAAGCTGCAGAAGAGTCTCTGAAGATTCAATAA
- the LOC118054651 gene encoding sister chromatid cohesion protein PDS5 homolog D isoform X1, whose protein sequence is MPNSETELEERLKEAGNSLLNPPSSVDDLLDSLDKLERLLTNVEQAPSRSMQDALLPPMKALISSTILRHLDEDVRVAVASCMSEITRITAPDAPYNDDLMKEIFQLTVASFEKLSHESGHCYTKAVSILENVARVRSCLMMLDLELDELILDMFQYFLKFIRSNHPQIAILAMETIMTLVIDESEEISVELLTLLLVSVKKQNQSFSPIAWKLGERVITNCAAKIKPYLKEAVQSTGIPLDEYAPIVASIFLDESHTLECDYNNHSGEPLGLSPNAACHKEVFEGKDVIPKSIARNGTASTRNAGTVKKDNASKMLEPCSHTEHSKSTNAQDKAEPEAMLEMEPKAVPSKRGWKPNSLMNPEEGYDPWFSTGRKTTKLLREKLQDKGNDDLPSETPDSKKVALSLMHVKVTKPTRFTPKTVKISRSSSLTPQQDITSESHFKRGRPKKKGNSMSEDADPSPSLLSKREDMSAQVEEKAPEFDDASLRKQSKERSDSEAKKQKRLRKNELGSKTPKKISLSSGRVVSSKKSVVLSEPEEKSVHQPVVIAVRRFNKHRTSVPTGTKKKSLDVNSDEDVGEAFRDKKIKSLDMDGTYLEETPQPKLKRKRTPRKEVFSGTPDLGEQLVGSKIKVWWPMDKRFYEGVVDSYDPIKKKHKVLYADGDEEKLNLKKQRWEFIEDGIFPVQGQEIDVPKPGTSSDILQKVKSETKSESQKKSKAVSSSKRSRAASISKTTARRFAGKSAYGAVHDEPIRVDKPVDHDTSGPGSGSEDSKNTPGSGGSSKDDGENSTVKLKIHDPQRIDNNSKQAMPETVNTSDDGSPKAGTVFCSFNSELAMPVGATLSKDESSRGGDESHGSGGPKREQQGEASSSLSPETD, encoded by the exons AAACTGGAGCGTTTGCTCACAAATGTGGAGCAAGCACCATCAAGATCAATGCAAGATGCTCTTTTACCACCAATGAAGGCATTAATCTCTAGTACCATTTTGAGGCACTTGGACGAAGATGTAAGGGTTGCGGTTGCATCTTGCATGAGTGAGATTACAAGAATAACAGCACCAGATGCCCCTTACAATGATGACCTAATGAAG GAAATTTTTCAATTGACTGTAgcatcttttgaaaaattatcccATGAGTCTGGCCATTGTTATACAAAGGCAGTTTCAATTCTTGAGAATGTAGCGAGGGTGAGGTCATGCTTGATGATGCTGGACCTGGAGTTGGATGAACTAATTTTAGATATGTTCCAATACTTTCTGAAATTCATCAG GTCCAATCATCCACAAATTGCAATCTTGGCCATGGAAACAATTATGACCCTGGTCATTGATGAAAGTGAAGAAATCTCAGTGGAGCTTCTCACTCTCCTTTTAGTGAGTGTAAAAAAGCAAAACCAG AGTTTTTCTCCTATAGCATGGAAGCTTGGGGAAAGAGTTATCACTAATTGTGCTGCTAAAATTAAGCCCTATCTCAAGGAAGCTGTGCAGTCTACAGGCATACCTTTGGATGAATATGCTCCAATAGTTGCTTCTATATTCCTAGATGAGTCTCACACACTCGAATGTGATTATAACAATCATTCTGGGGAACCTTTG GGATTATCACCAAATGCTGCTTGTCATAAAGAAGTTTTTGAAGGTAAGGATGTGATTCCGAAGTCAATAGCAAGGAATGGAACTGCTTCAACTAGAAATGCTGGGACTGTTAAAAAGGATAATGCTTCAAAAATGCTAGAGCCTTGCTCTCATACTGAGCATTCTAAAAGCACCAATGCACAGGACAAAGCAGAACCTGAAGCCATGTTAGAAATGGAGCCAAAGGCTGTTCCAAGTAAAAGGGGCTGGAAACCTAATTCTTTGATGAATCCAGAAGAAGGCTATGATCCTTGGTTTTCAACAGGAAGAAAAACTACCAAACTTCTCCGTGAAAAGCTTCAAGATAAGGGCAACGATGATTTACCCTCAGAAACTCCAGATTCCAAGAAGGTAGCTCTGTCATTAATGCATGTGAAAGTGACAAAACCTACAAGATTTACCCCCAAAACTGTTAAAATCTCAAGGTCTTCTTCCCTAACCCCACAACAAGACATAACTTCTGAAAGTCATTTTAAAAGAGGCCGGccaaagaaaaagggaaacagTATGAGTGAAGATGCTGATCCAAGTCCTTCATTGTTGTCAAAGCGTGAAGACATGAGTGCTCAGGTCGAAGAGAAAGCTCCAGAATTCGATGATGCCAGTTTGAGAAAGCAGTCTAAAGAAAGAAGTGACTCAgaagcaaagaaacaaaaacgcCTAAGAAAAAATGAACTTGGCTCAAAGACTCCTAAGAAGATATCTCTGTCTTCTGGACGTGTAGTATCTTCAAAGAAATCAGTGGTCCTCAGTGAACCAGAGGAAAAGTCTGTCCACCAGCCAGTTGTGATTGCAGTAAGGAGATTTAATAAGCACCGCACTTCAGTCCCAACAGGCACAAAAAAGAAGTCTTTGGATGTTAATTCAGACGAGGATGTTGGGGAAGCATTTAGAGATAAG AAGATAAAATCATTAGACATGGATGGAACTTACCTGGAAGAAACCCCACAACCAAAGCTCAAGAGGAAGCGTACTCCAAGGAAGGAAGTG TTTTCTGGAACTCCTGATCTTGGTGAGCAATTGGTTGGTAGCAAAATAAAGGTTTGGTGGCCAATGGATAAGAG GTTCTATGAAGGAGTTGTTGATTCCTACGACCCCATCAAAAAGAAGCACAAG GTCCTGTATGCTGATGGGGATGAAGAGAAGCTTAATCTCAAAAAGCAGCGATGGGAATTTATTGAAGATGGTATCTTTCCAGTTCAA GGGCAGGAGATTGATGTTCCAAAACCTGGTACTTCATCTGATAT ACTGCAAAAAGTGAAAAGTGAAACCAAGTCAGAGTCACAAAAAAAATCGAAGGCTGTTTCATCCTCAAAAAG GAGCAGAGCTGCCAGCATTTCCAAAACCACCGCTAGAAGATTTGCTGGCAAATCTGCATATGGTGCTGTCCATGACGAACCAATTCGTGTTGACAAACCTGTGGATCATGACACATCTGGGCCAGGTAGTGGTTCAGAAGATAGTAAAAACACACCTGGGTCAGGTGGCAGTTCAAAAGATGATGGTGAAAATTCTACTGTCAAGTTGAAGATCCACGATCCACAAAGGATTGATAACAACTCCAAGCAAGCAATGCCAGAGACTGTAAATACATCTGACGATGGAAGTCCCAAAGCTGGTACCGTGTTCTGTAGCTTCAACTCTGAGCTGGCCATGCCAGTTGGTGCAACCCTATCCAAGGATGAAAGTTCCAGAGGGGGTGATGAATCTCATGGCTCAGGTGGACCTAAGAGGGAACAGCAGGGGGAAGCGAGCTCTTCCCTTTCACCTGAAACTGACTAG
- the LOC118054651 gene encoding sister chromatid cohesion protein PDS5 homolog D isoform X2, translating into MPNSETELEERLKEAGNSLLNPPSSVDDLLDSLDKLERLLTNVEQAPSRSMQDALLPPMKALISSTILRHLDEDVRVAVASCMSEITRITAPDAPYNDDLMKEIFQLTVASFEKLSHESGHCYTKAVSILENVARVRSCLMMLDLELDELILDMFQYFLKFIRSNHPQIAILAMETIMTLVIDESEEISVELLTLLLVSVKKQNQSFSPIAWKLGERVITNCAAKIKPYLKEAVQSTGIPLDEYAPIVASIFLDESHTLECDYNNHSGEPLGLSPNAACHKEVFEGKDVIPKSIARNGTASTRNAGTVKKDNASKMLEPCSHTEHSKSTNAQDKAEPEAMLEMEPKAVPSKRGWKPNSLMNPEEGYDPWFSTGRKTTKLLREKLQDKGNDDLPSETPDSKKVALSLMHVKVTKPTRFTPKTVKISRSSSLTPQQDITSESHFKRGRPKKKGNSMSEDADPSPSLLSKREDMSAQVEEKAPEFDDASLRKQSKERSDSEAKKQKRLRKNELGSKTPKKISLSSGRVVSSKKSVVLSEPEEKSVHQPVVIAVRRFNKHRTSVPTGTKKKSLDVNSDEDVGEAFRDKIKSLDMDGTYLEETPQPKLKRKRTPRKEVFSGTPDLGEQLVGSKIKVWWPMDKRFYEGVVDSYDPIKKKHKVLYADGDEEKLNLKKQRWEFIEDGIFPVQGQEIDVPKPGTSSDILQKVKSETKSESQKKSKAVSSSKRSRAASISKTTARRFAGKSAYGAVHDEPIRVDKPVDHDTSGPGSGSEDSKNTPGSGGSSKDDGENSTVKLKIHDPQRIDNNSKQAMPETVNTSDDGSPKAGTVFCSFNSELAMPVGATLSKDESSRGGDESHGSGGPKREQQGEASSSLSPETD; encoded by the exons AAACTGGAGCGTTTGCTCACAAATGTGGAGCAAGCACCATCAAGATCAATGCAAGATGCTCTTTTACCACCAATGAAGGCATTAATCTCTAGTACCATTTTGAGGCACTTGGACGAAGATGTAAGGGTTGCGGTTGCATCTTGCATGAGTGAGATTACAAGAATAACAGCACCAGATGCCCCTTACAATGATGACCTAATGAAG GAAATTTTTCAATTGACTGTAgcatcttttgaaaaattatcccATGAGTCTGGCCATTGTTATACAAAGGCAGTTTCAATTCTTGAGAATGTAGCGAGGGTGAGGTCATGCTTGATGATGCTGGACCTGGAGTTGGATGAACTAATTTTAGATATGTTCCAATACTTTCTGAAATTCATCAG GTCCAATCATCCACAAATTGCAATCTTGGCCATGGAAACAATTATGACCCTGGTCATTGATGAAAGTGAAGAAATCTCAGTGGAGCTTCTCACTCTCCTTTTAGTGAGTGTAAAAAAGCAAAACCAG AGTTTTTCTCCTATAGCATGGAAGCTTGGGGAAAGAGTTATCACTAATTGTGCTGCTAAAATTAAGCCCTATCTCAAGGAAGCTGTGCAGTCTACAGGCATACCTTTGGATGAATATGCTCCAATAGTTGCTTCTATATTCCTAGATGAGTCTCACACACTCGAATGTGATTATAACAATCATTCTGGGGAACCTTTG GGATTATCACCAAATGCTGCTTGTCATAAAGAAGTTTTTGAAGGTAAGGATGTGATTCCGAAGTCAATAGCAAGGAATGGAACTGCTTCAACTAGAAATGCTGGGACTGTTAAAAAGGATAATGCTTCAAAAATGCTAGAGCCTTGCTCTCATACTGAGCATTCTAAAAGCACCAATGCACAGGACAAAGCAGAACCTGAAGCCATGTTAGAAATGGAGCCAAAGGCTGTTCCAAGTAAAAGGGGCTGGAAACCTAATTCTTTGATGAATCCAGAAGAAGGCTATGATCCTTGGTTTTCAACAGGAAGAAAAACTACCAAACTTCTCCGTGAAAAGCTTCAAGATAAGGGCAACGATGATTTACCCTCAGAAACTCCAGATTCCAAGAAGGTAGCTCTGTCATTAATGCATGTGAAAGTGACAAAACCTACAAGATTTACCCCCAAAACTGTTAAAATCTCAAGGTCTTCTTCCCTAACCCCACAACAAGACATAACTTCTGAAAGTCATTTTAAAAGAGGCCGGccaaagaaaaagggaaacagTATGAGTGAAGATGCTGATCCAAGTCCTTCATTGTTGTCAAAGCGTGAAGACATGAGTGCTCAGGTCGAAGAGAAAGCTCCAGAATTCGATGATGCCAGTTTGAGAAAGCAGTCTAAAGAAAGAAGTGACTCAgaagcaaagaaacaaaaacgcCTAAGAAAAAATGAACTTGGCTCAAAGACTCCTAAGAAGATATCTCTGTCTTCTGGACGTGTAGTATCTTCAAAGAAATCAGTGGTCCTCAGTGAACCAGAGGAAAAGTCTGTCCACCAGCCAGTTGTGATTGCAGTAAGGAGATTTAATAAGCACCGCACTTCAGTCCCAACAGGCACAAAAAAGAAGTCTTTGGATGTTAATTCAGACGAGGATGTTGGGGAAGCATTTAGAGATAAG ATAAAATCATTAGACATGGATGGAACTTACCTGGAAGAAACCCCACAACCAAAGCTCAAGAGGAAGCGTACTCCAAGGAAGGAAGTG TTTTCTGGAACTCCTGATCTTGGTGAGCAATTGGTTGGTAGCAAAATAAAGGTTTGGTGGCCAATGGATAAGAG GTTCTATGAAGGAGTTGTTGATTCCTACGACCCCATCAAAAAGAAGCACAAG GTCCTGTATGCTGATGGGGATGAAGAGAAGCTTAATCTCAAAAAGCAGCGATGGGAATTTATTGAAGATGGTATCTTTCCAGTTCAA GGGCAGGAGATTGATGTTCCAAAACCTGGTACTTCATCTGATAT ACTGCAAAAAGTGAAAAGTGAAACCAAGTCAGAGTCACAAAAAAAATCGAAGGCTGTTTCATCCTCAAAAAG GAGCAGAGCTGCCAGCATTTCCAAAACCACCGCTAGAAGATTTGCTGGCAAATCTGCATATGGTGCTGTCCATGACGAACCAATTCGTGTTGACAAACCTGTGGATCATGACACATCTGGGCCAGGTAGTGGTTCAGAAGATAGTAAAAACACACCTGGGTCAGGTGGCAGTTCAAAAGATGATGGTGAAAATTCTACTGTCAAGTTGAAGATCCACGATCCACAAAGGATTGATAACAACTCCAAGCAAGCAATGCCAGAGACTGTAAATACATCTGACGATGGAAGTCCCAAAGCTGGTACCGTGTTCTGTAGCTTCAACTCTGAGCTGGCCATGCCAGTTGGTGCAACCCTATCCAAGGATGAAAGTTCCAGAGGGGGTGATGAATCTCATGGCTCAGGTGGACCTAAGAGGGAACAGCAGGGGGAAGCGAGCTCTTCCCTTTCACCTGAAACTGACTAG